One candidate division KSB1 bacterium DNA segment encodes these proteins:
- a CDS encoding aminoacyl-tRNA hydrolase: MPLIAGLGNPGAEYDGTPHNVGFEVVDLLAARAGLRWKRSRAGDANEVVLPTAPRVVLLKPLTYMNRSGGAVSAVLRYYQLTAAELLVVCDDVNLPESHLRFREQGGAGGQKGLLSIIHTLGTDRIARLRIGVGGGAPGADVAAHVLSRFRGESRKRMDETVERAAAAVECFLHDGLAAAMNRFNTSKSDNSPPSGAPESPDQ, from the coding sequence TTGCCGCTCATCGCGGGTTTGGGCAACCCCGGTGCGGAGTACGACGGTACGCCGCATAACGTGGGATTTGAGGTCGTGGATCTCCTGGCGGCGCGTGCCGGCCTGCGCTGGAAGCGTTCGCGCGCCGGCGACGCCAACGAGGTGGTATTGCCGACCGCTCCGCGAGTCGTCCTGCTCAAGCCGTTGACCTATATGAACCGGTCGGGCGGCGCCGTGAGCGCGGTGTTGCGTTACTATCAGTTGACCGCGGCCGAACTGCTCGTCGTTTGCGACGACGTCAATCTTCCGGAATCTCACCTGCGCTTTCGCGAGCAGGGCGGAGCCGGCGGTCAGAAAGGCCTGCTCTCGATCATTCACACTCTCGGTACCGATCGCATTGCCCGGCTGCGGATTGGGGTCGGCGGCGGGGCACCGGGAGCTGATGTCGCCGCCCATGTCCTCTCCCGGTTCCGCGGGGAGTCGCGAAAACGGATGGACGAGACGGTCGAGCGCGCCGCTGCCGCCGTAGAATGTTTTCTCCATGACGGTCTGGCCGCGGCCATGAACCGTTTTAATACAAGCAAGTCTGACAATTCACCCCCTTCCGGCGCACCCGAGTCGCCGGACCAATAA
- a CDS encoding 50S ribosomal protein L25, whose amino-acid sequence MSEVRLRAEVRDLKKTTNAKLRRAGIVPGVYYTRTGETRTLQFEARNLNNLMRQEIGLLHVELNGETLPCIVREVQRHPTRRDVVHIDLMGIVVGQKLRVHVTVHPTGTARGIKEGGTLELVLRELEIECEPADLPTHIDIDVTNLSVNEGVRIEDLRLPGVTVHGDQHATVVHVIPPRVVAEAAATVAAPTESKEPEVIREKKVEEAPKKDDKKK is encoded by the coding sequence ATGTCTGAAGTTCGTTTGCGCGCCGAAGTGCGCGATCTCAAGAAGACCACGAATGCCAAACTTCGCCGCGCCGGCATTGTCCCCGGGGTGTACTACACTCGCACCGGCGAGACCCGGACATTGCAGTTCGAGGCGCGGAATCTGAACAACCTGATGCGGCAGGAGATCGGTCTGCTGCACGTCGAGCTGAACGGCGAGACGCTCCCGTGCATCGTGCGCGAAGTCCAGCGCCATCCAACTCGTCGCGACGTGGTGCACATTGACCTGATGGGCATCGTCGTCGGTCAGAAGTTGCGAGTCCACGTTACGGTTCATCCGACCGGCACGGCGCGTGGCATCAAAGAGGGCGGCACCCTTGAGCTCGTCCTGCGCGAACTCGAGATCGAGTGTGAACCTGCCGATCTCCCCACGCACATCGATATTGATGTGACAAATCTTAGCGTGAACGAGGGCGTCCGCATCGAGGATTTGCGGCTCCCGGGAGTGACCGTTCACGGTGACCAGCACGCCACGGTCGTCCACGTGATTCCGCCGCGCGTCGTGGCGGAAGCGGCCGCGACGGTCGCCGCGCCGACGGAATCCAAGGAGCCTGAAGTCATCCGCGAGAAGAAAGTGGAAGAGGCTCCGAAGAAGGACGACAAGAAGAAGTAG
- a CDS encoding ribose-phosphate pyrophosphokinase: MNQVSSAPLKLFTGTSHRGLGEAVARHLGLTLGQAAVNRFSDGEIGVQFEENIRGCDVFLLQPTCPPADNLMELLIMIDAAKRASARRVTAVLPYYGYARQDRKDAPRVSITARLVADLLEAAGTQRVLTMDLHAAQIQGFFNIPFDHLYASRLFVELLLKHPIENLTIVAPDVGSTRLARFYANYLKTDFVIVDKMRTAPNKAVALNLIGDVDGKNCLIVDDIIDTGGTFAATVAMLREKGGREIHAAVTHPVLSGKAVERVEASDIKCLWVCDTLPTPKEFLFRKIRKLSTAKLWAEAIKRIHLEESISHLFLDTFVTDKTAVSLIDETPDLFSGVTAAAH, from the coding sequence ATGAATCAGGTTTCCAGCGCGCCGCTGAAGCTGTTTACAGGGACGTCCCATCGCGGGCTGGGCGAAGCCGTTGCGCGTCACCTGGGCCTGACTCTCGGTCAGGCCGCGGTCAACCGCTTTTCGGACGGTGAAATCGGAGTTCAGTTTGAAGAGAACATCCGCGGCTGCGACGTCTTCCTTCTTCAGCCGACGTGTCCGCCCGCGGATAATCTGATGGAACTCCTGATCATGATTGACGCGGCCAAACGCGCGTCGGCGCGTCGCGTCACGGCGGTGCTGCCCTATTATGGCTACGCCCGGCAGGATCGCAAGGATGCTCCGCGAGTCTCGATCACCGCGCGCCTCGTCGCGGACTTGCTCGAAGCGGCGGGCACGCAGCGGGTCCTCACGATGGACCTGCACGCCGCGCAGATCCAGGGGTTCTTTAACATTCCGTTCGACCACCTTTACGCGTCCCGTCTGTTCGTCGAGCTGCTGCTCAAGCACCCGATCGAGAATCTGACGATCGTCGCTCCGGACGTCGGCTCCACGCGACTGGCCCGGTTCTACGCGAACTACCTAAAGACCGATTTTGTCATCGTGGATAAGATGCGCACAGCTCCCAACAAGGCCGTCGCGCTCAATCTCATCGGCGATGTTGACGGCAAGAACTGCCTGATCGTTGACGACATCATCGACACCGGCGGCACGTTTGCCGCGACCGTGGCGATGCTGCGCGAGAAGGGCGGGCGCGAGATTCACGCGGCGGTCACGCACCCCGTGCTCTCCGGCAAAGCGGTCGAGCGCGTGGAAGCCAGCGACATCAAGTGCCTTTGGGTTTGCGATACTTTGCCGACGCCGAAGGAATTTCTATTCCGCAAGATCCGCAAGTTGTCCACGGCCAAACTGTGGGCCGAGGCGATCAAGCGTATTCATCTCGAAGAGTCGATCAGCCACCTCTTTCTCGATACCTTCGTGACGGATAAGACGGCGGTGTCCCTGATCGACGAGACTCCGGATCTGTTCTCGGGCGTTACGGCCGCCGCCCACTGA
- the spoVG gene encoding septation regulator SpoVG, whose protein sequence is MNITEVNINLRDEDKLKAFVNITFDDVFVVRGLKVIEGKNGLFVCMPSRKLEDGTYKDIAHPISNEFRQHLEETILEEYRRIAAATEAIPNAPGHGGFGTIGGIVD, encoded by the coding sequence GTGAACATCACCGAGGTGAATATCAACCTTCGGGATGAGGACAAGCTCAAGGCATTCGTGAACATCACGTTCGACGATGTCTTTGTGGTCCGCGGGCTGAAGGTGATTGAGGGCAAGAACGGCTTGTTCGTTTGCATGCCCAGCCGGAAGCTCGAAGACGGCACCTACAAGGACATTGCGCATCCGATTTCGAACGAGTTCCGCCAACACCTTGAGGAGACCATCCTCGAAGAGTACCGGCGAATCGCGGCCGCCACCGAAGCGATTCCCAATGCGCCGGGCCACGGCGGATTCGGTACCATCGGCGGCATCGTAGATTAA
- the ispE gene encoding 4-(cytidine 5'-diphospho)-2-C-methyl-D-erythritol kinase: MPLRPYPDTFELPHGGFRLHSPAKLNLGLHVIGKRPDGYHELETLYQEIDWFDDMEFHPSSGWSLEVVGSSEVSAGPGNLITKAAQLLAETAGTVPRGRVVLHKSLPVGGGVGGGSSNGALALIGLSRLWGLDWPVSRLHPLAARLGSDCAFFLYGGLAIGRGRGELLELLPANCDGAFLLAVPNLGIRTPWVFENAQFPLTDSAKSVILQSRINPILASENWPAFVFNDLENIVLESFPEIAALRQRIAAAGAEAVLLSGSGSCVFGIFRDQTQARHAALQLGSSVTVRVCLAVARPRS; encoded by the coding sequence TTGCCTCTGCGCCCATACCCCGATACCTTCGAGCTTCCGCACGGCGGCTTCCGCCTTCACTCTCCCGCGAAGCTCAACCTCGGCCTGCATGTGATCGGCAAGCGGCCGGACGGCTATCACGAACTCGAGACGTTGTATCAGGAAATTGACTGGTTCGACGACATGGAGTTCCATCCGTCCTCGGGCTGGAGTCTTGAGGTCGTGGGCAGCTCCGAGGTCTCAGCCGGACCCGGCAACCTCATCACTAAGGCGGCACAACTCCTCGCCGAAACCGCCGGGACGGTTCCGCGGGGTCGGGTGGTGCTGCACAAGTCGCTGCCCGTCGGTGGCGGCGTCGGCGGCGGTTCGTCGAACGGAGCGCTGGCCCTGATTGGCCTCTCCCGGCTTTGGGGGCTGGACTGGCCGGTCTCCCGGCTCCATCCGCTCGCCGCTCGATTGGGCTCCGACTGCGCGTTCTTCCTCTATGGCGGCCTGGCGATCGGTCGAGGGCGAGGCGAACTCCTCGAACTTCTCCCTGCTAATTGCGACGGTGCTTTCCTGCTGGCCGTGCCTAACCTTGGCATCCGCACTCCGTGGGTCTTTGAAAATGCTCAATTTCCCTTGACAGACAGTGCGAAAAGTGTTATTTTACAATCTCGTATCAATCCCATACTCGCCTCGGAGAACTGGCCAGCGTTTGTTTTTAACGACCTGGAAAATATAGTTTTAGAGTCGTTTCCCGAGATTGCTGCACTTCGGCAACGTATCGCCGCTGCCGGAGCGGAGGCCGTATTGCTCTCGGGCAGCGGGTCATGTGTGTTTGGTATTTTTCGCGATCAGACTCAGGCAAGGCATGCCGCGCTGCAGCTTGGGTCGTCCGTGACCGTGCGTGTCTGTCTGGCCGTGGCTCGTCCGCGGTCCTGA
- a CDS encoding polysaccharide biosynthesis tyrosine autokinase produces the protein MQRDTHLDHRDTSLQISEYLRILFRGRWVIILTFLAVVGAVTFMTYRMQPVYVATASLLIRNADQMESRLLDEKPEPVYKSRNLNAMEVIQSRRIAEAVIKSLENSSYKGLLEILKDTDQNGDPITYDARVASLRLKLSVELLKDTDVLKVSVSAHTPFEAAFLTDEVAKQYYLYSLQEARGELSDIRQFLEQQLATVREQLSQSENLEKTYKESQSVSSLTDETTQLVRQSADIHTLYNSTETELNSELRRQDFLRKQLQDIKGSLVADFASLQNPLIATLQQQIADKQTRIASLLANPGPGTDETVAAFENEVDNIKAKLIEEVRRLAGTGTGSIDPLHTSQDLFDMLLTTQIEVKSLTAKAEALRDVMQNLDYQLDQLPEKQLVLARLSRDRQLNENLYVMLNEKYEESRITEAGKSAGVEIVDTAKPPAEPVRPKKKLNILLGILFGFGLGVAIAFFLEFLDDTIKTGDDLERIGLTVLGTIPVVHTEAILRRLKREGREFTEADLHRVESKLITRFSPKSPISEAYRSLRTNIQFSDIDHPKRLLLITSSASKEGKSTSAVNLAITLAQMGSKVLLIDSDLRRPSLHNFFGLDKTYGLSNLLVGSLSFDDVIKHTEVDKLDLITSGDIPPNPAEMVASESMKKFLADARARYQYVVVDSPPVIAVTDAAVLATRVDGTILVVSSAYTNKRDIQRAVSLIRNVRAGVMGTILNNLDIKKIYGSYYYYFHYYQYYYYYGSDRSKARQKRQPSSVDTEQMT, from the coding sequence ATGCAGCGAGACACACATCTGGATCATCGCGACACGTCACTCCAGATCTCCGAGTATTTGCGGATCTTGTTCCGCGGACGCTGGGTGATCATTCTGACGTTTCTCGCCGTGGTCGGCGCCGTCACGTTCATGACGTACCGCATGCAGCCCGTCTATGTGGCGACCGCCAGCCTGTTGATCCGCAATGCCGACCAGATGGAGTCGCGGTTGCTGGATGAGAAACCGGAGCCGGTTTACAAATCGCGCAACCTGAATGCGATGGAGGTGATACAGAGTCGCCGGATTGCCGAGGCGGTAATCAAGTCGCTGGAGAACTCCTCCTATAAGGGGTTGCTGGAGATTCTCAAGGACACGGACCAGAATGGCGATCCGATTACCTATGACGCCCGTGTCGCTTCGCTGCGCCTGAAGCTTTCGGTCGAACTGCTGAAGGACACGGATGTGCTGAAAGTCAGCGTCTCCGCGCACACGCCATTTGAAGCGGCCTTTCTCACCGACGAAGTCGCCAAGCAGTACTATCTCTATTCGCTGCAGGAGGCGCGCGGCGAGCTGTCGGACATCCGGCAGTTCCTGGAACAGCAATTGGCCACCGTCCGCGAGCAGCTATCGCAGTCGGAGAATCTGGAGAAGACCTACAAGGAAAGCCAAAGCGTCTCGTCGCTGACTGACGAAACGACGCAGTTGGTGCGGCAATCCGCCGATATTCACACGCTCTACAATTCGACGGAGACGGAGTTGAACTCTGAGTTGCGGCGCCAGGACTTCCTGCGCAAGCAATTGCAGGACATCAAAGGCAGTCTGGTCGCCGACTTTGCCAGCCTCCAGAATCCGTTGATCGCGACATTGCAGCAGCAGATCGCCGACAAGCAAACCCGCATCGCGTCGCTGCTGGCGAATCCCGGTCCGGGCACGGACGAAACGGTCGCGGCCTTCGAAAACGAAGTTGACAATATCAAGGCCAAGCTGATCGAAGAGGTCCGCCGGCTCGCCGGCACGGGTACCGGCTCGATCGATCCCCTGCACACGTCGCAGGATCTGTTCGACATGCTGCTCACCACGCAGATCGAAGTCAAGTCGCTGACGGCTAAAGCCGAGGCGTTGCGCGATGTCATGCAGAATCTCGACTATCAGCTCGATCAGCTGCCGGAGAAGCAATTGGTGCTGGCGCGCTTGAGTCGGGATCGGCAGTTGAACGAGAACCTCTACGTGATGCTGAATGAGAAGTACGAAGAGAGCCGCATCACCGAGGCCGGTAAGTCCGCCGGGGTCGAAATCGTTGACACCGCGAAGCCGCCGGCCGAGCCGGTTCGCCCCAAGAAGAAGCTGAACATCCTGCTCGGCATCTTGTTCGGATTTGGTCTGGGTGTGGCCATTGCTTTCTTCCTCGAGTTTCTCGACGACACGATTAAGACCGGCGACGATCTTGAGCGCATTGGCCTGACCGTACTGGGCACGATTCCCGTCGTGCATACGGAAGCCATTCTGCGACGCTTGAAGCGCGAGGGTCGTGAATTCACCGAGGCCGACCTGCATCGCGTCGAATCGAAGCTGATCACCCGCTTTTCGCCGAAGTCGCCGATCAGCGAAGCTTACCGCAGCCTGCGGACGAACATCCAGTTCAGCGATATCGATCACCCCAAGCGGCTGCTGTTGATTACGTCTTCCGCCTCGAAGGAAGGCAAATCGACCTCCGCCGTGAATCTCGCCATTACGCTGGCGCAGATGGGCTCGAAGGTGCTGTTGATCGACAGCGATCTGCGGCGCCCGTCGCTGCACAATTTCTTTGGCCTCGACAAGACCTACGGCCTGTCCAATCTGCTCGTCGGCTCGCTTTCGTTCGACGACGTGATCAAGCACACGGAAGTGGACAAACTGGATCTGATCACCTCCGGGGATATTCCGCCCAATCCGGCGGAGATGGTCGCCTCCGAGAGCATGAAGAAGTTCCTCGCGGATGCGCGTGCGCGCTATCAGTACGTGGTGGTGGACAGTCCGCCGGTGATTGCCGTGACGGACGCCGCTGTGTTGGCCACGCGGGTGGACGGCACGATTTTGGTCGTCAGTTCCGCCTATACCAACAAGCGCGATATTCAGCGTGCGGTGAGTCTGATCCGCAACGTGCGCGCGGGCGTGATGGGCACGATCCTGAACAATCTGGACATCAAGAAGATTTACGGGTCGTACTATTACTACTTCCATTATTACCAGTACTACTATTACTACGGATCGGACCGTTCGAAGGCGCGGCAGAAGCGACAACCGAGTTCGGTCGATACCGAGCAGATGACCTGA
- a CDS encoding flippase-like domain-containing protein produces MRGSKLLVSLVLSLFFLYLTVFKPHLGELFSATAGPGAALFSDPRFAISDLGRVLTQARWSWILLTGVVFMASLFIRAWRWRLMLRPLVRISFWRTFGAMSIGYMANNVLPLRMGEVYKAQVVHQLSGLSRTAAFGSIVLERLVDLVFMIPFIGLAVVLYPLPGVVQKAAYASAIGAFAVTGFFVWLALDRAPAMRFAGKCLKLVPSRLSAGILQALDRFTDGFVVLGRKEALLGLAASSIVMWVMYVTMVYWVMRSVGLVEPGLPLIWDNPLGATIVILVITTFGLVMPGAPGAVGTYHGVAVLALSLFGVPGDRAVGFAVLLHALNYIPLTALGLFFFWKHGLSFSGSKTLAAEFEVETHAPHAPVDVSKRKLPMS; encoded by the coding sequence ATGCGCGGTTCGAAACTTCTCGTCAGCCTGGTCCTGAGTCTGTTCTTTCTCTATCTGACCGTTTTCAAGCCGCACCTGGGCGAGCTGTTCTCGGCTACGGCCGGGCCGGGCGCAGCACTCTTTTCCGATCCGCGTTTCGCGATTTCAGATCTGGGCCGCGTGCTGACGCAGGCCCGTTGGTCATGGATTCTCCTGACGGGAGTCGTATTCATGGCCAGCTTGTTCATTCGTGCCTGGCGCTGGCGCCTGATGCTGCGTCCGCTCGTGCGCATCAGCTTCTGGCGGACCTTTGGCGCGATGAGTATCGGCTACATGGCCAATAACGTGCTGCCGCTGCGCATGGGCGAGGTGTACAAGGCGCAGGTCGTGCACCAGCTTTCGGGATTGTCGCGCACCGCGGCCTTCGGCAGTATCGTGCTCGAGCGGCTGGTTGATCTGGTCTTCATGATTCCGTTCATTGGTCTCGCGGTCGTGTTGTATCCGCTGCCGGGCGTGGTGCAAAAGGCCGCGTATGCGAGTGCCATCGGCGCCTTCGCGGTGACCGGTTTCTTTGTCTGGCTTGCGCTGGATCGCGCGCCGGCCATGCGGTTCGCGGGGAAATGCCTGAAGCTCGTGCCATCGCGGTTGTCCGCGGGAATTCTGCAGGCGCTCGACCGCTTCACCGACGGCTTCGTCGTGTTGGGCAGGAAGGAGGCGCTGCTCGGACTGGCCGCCAGTTCCATCGTCATGTGGGTGATGTACGTGACGATGGTTTACTGGGTGATGCGCAGCGTGGGTCTCGTCGAGCCGGGTTTGCCGTTGATCTGGGACAATCCGCTCGGCGCGACGATTGTGATTCTGGTGATTACAACTTTCGGATTGGTCATGCCGGGCGCGCCCGGCGCGGTCGGGACGTATCACGGCGTGGCGGTCCTGGCGCTGAGTCTGTTTGGCGTGCCGGGTGATCGCGCCGTAGGCTTCGCGGTGCTCTTGCACGCGCTGAACTACATTCCGCTGACGGCGCTTGGCCTGTTCTTCTTCTGGAAACACGGGCTTTCGTTCAGTGGGTCGAAAACGTTGGCGGCGGAATTTGAGGTGGAGACGCACGCTCCGCATGCTCCGGTGGACGTGAGCAAGCGGAAACTGCCGATGTCCTAA
- a CDS encoding DNA translocase FtsK 4TM domain-containing protein, which produces MAPRSPKSQPSRPDASPASFLWGLALLVLAALVFLSVVSFSELDSPVWGEAHEHNWIGYSGTVMSYGLVTLGLGRWAAFGIAGLIGIWGWTLLRRLDWRKPLQHTLFIAVLTIWTSAFIGVIGQLFPLEATATFQHCGAFGFESAEQLRDFLGSFGAVAVLVVLVIATFALYIAGFAHWFESRVNTAIEKTAAVRVPKPGWFSRRDSDREHDPDLREPDEALPPLPPLLSSDRADGLPGRLIQNLAKPGASKKDKPASPAQLAIQIEDRTGYVFPPVDLFNASKSGTVIGMPPDEQQRNSELLEKTLATFGVQAKVVRVNPGPVITRFDLEPAPGVKVSRIEALADDIALALRARGLRIQAPIPGVAAVGVELANVKPAIVTFREVVESEQYQQSDTKLQIALGRTVQGEIFTADLGAMPHLLIAGTTGSGKSVCINTIIASILLRATPDDVQFVMIDPKKLELSAYNELRNHHVTHRPDLSEYVITRPDEAVKALRSCLLEMERRYDLLAERGARQLSEYNEIVRADPGELGDQPLPFIVVVIDELADLMVTAQREVEEPIARLAQLARAVGIHLVVATQRPSVDVITGVIKANFPARIAFRVAMKVDSRTILDTNGAEMLLGQGDMLFQHPEEPAPIRVQGALLTSQEISRVITHIVKQPAPRAKLVLPVEADEGGEGGGITLDAGDRDPLFMEAAKIVVRTGQGSVSILQRRLKVGYSRAARLIDQLERAGIVGPYDGSKARAVLVDEHFFDTEFND; this is translated from the coding sequence ATGGCACCCCGCTCACCGAAGTCGCAACCGTCCCGGCCTGACGCGTCGCCCGCGTCATTCCTCTGGGGGCTGGCACTCCTCGTGCTGGCCGCTCTCGTATTCCTGTCCGTCGTCAGTTTCTCCGAGCTGGACTCTCCGGTCTGGGGCGAAGCGCACGAGCACAACTGGATTGGCTATTCGGGAACGGTCATGAGTTACGGCCTCGTGACACTGGGACTGGGCCGCTGGGCGGCTTTTGGAATCGCCGGCTTGATCGGAATCTGGGGGTGGACCCTGCTGCGCCGACTCGATTGGCGCAAACCCCTTCAACATACGCTCTTCATCGCGGTCCTCACAATCTGGACGTCCGCCTTCATCGGCGTCATCGGCCAACTCTTTCCGCTTGAGGCGACGGCGACGTTCCAACATTGCGGCGCGTTTGGCTTTGAGTCAGCGGAACAACTCCGCGACTTCCTCGGCAGTTTCGGCGCCGTGGCGGTGCTCGTGGTCCTCGTGATCGCCACTTTCGCTCTCTACATCGCGGGTTTCGCGCACTGGTTCGAATCCAGAGTCAACACGGCGATTGAGAAAACGGCCGCGGTCAGAGTTCCTAAGCCCGGATGGTTTAGCCGTCGCGACTCCGACCGTGAGCATGATCCGGACTTGCGTGAACCGGACGAAGCACTTCCGCCACTTCCGCCGCTGCTCTCGAGCGACCGCGCGGATGGTCTCCCCGGACGGCTGATTCAGAATCTGGCCAAGCCCGGTGCCTCGAAGAAGGACAAGCCCGCCTCCCCGGCGCAGCTCGCGATTCAAATCGAGGACCGCACGGGCTACGTGTTCCCGCCGGTGGATCTATTCAATGCCTCCAAGAGTGGCACGGTCATTGGCATGCCGCCGGACGAGCAACAGCGCAATTCCGAACTTCTGGAGAAGACGCTGGCGACGTTCGGTGTGCAGGCGAAAGTCGTACGCGTCAATCCGGGTCCGGTGATTACGCGCTTTGATCTGGAGCCCGCGCCCGGCGTAAAAGTCTCGCGCATCGAAGCGCTCGCGGACGACATCGCCCTGGCGCTGCGCGCTCGCGGCCTGCGCATTCAGGCTCCGATTCCCGGCGTCGCCGCCGTCGGCGTCGAGTTGGCGAATGTCAAACCCGCGATCGTCACGTTCCGCGAAGTTGTCGAGTCGGAGCAGTATCAGCAGTCTGACACGAAACTGCAAATCGCGCTCGGCCGCACCGTGCAGGGAGAGATCTTCACGGCGGACCTTGGCGCCATGCCGCATCTCCTGATCGCGGGTACGACCGGCTCCGGCAAGTCGGTCTGCATCAATACGATCATCGCGTCCATTCTATTGCGCGCGACCCCCGATGACGTGCAGTTCGTGATGATTGATCCGAAGAAGCTTGAACTCTCGGCTTACAACGAACTGCGCAATCACCACGTCACGCATCGTCCGGACTTGTCCGAGTATGTGATCACGCGTCCCGACGAAGCCGTGAAGGCCCTGCGCAGTTGTTTGCTCGAAATGGAACGTCGCTATGATCTCCTGGCCGAGCGCGGTGCGCGTCAGCTCTCCGAGTACAACGAGATTGTGCGCGCCGATCCCGGCGAACTGGGTGACCAGCCGCTGCCGTTTATTGTCGTCGTGATCGACGAACTCGCGGACTTGATGGTGACGGCCCAGCGCGAAGTCGAGGAACCGATCGCGCGGCTGGCGCAGCTGGCGCGCGCGGTCGGTATTCATCTCGTTGTCGCCACGCAGCGCCCGTCCGTTGACGTGATCACCGGCGTGATCAAGGCGAACTTCCCCGCGCGCATCGCCTTCCGCGTGGCGATGAAGGTGGACTCCCGCACGATCCTGGACACCAATGGCGCGGAAATGTTGCTGGGACAGGGCGACATGCTCTTCCAGCATCCCGAAGAGCCTGCGCCAATCCGCGTGCAAGGTGCGTTGCTTACGTCACAGGAGATCTCTCGCGTCATCACCCACATTGTCAAGCAGCCGGCGCCGCGCGCGAAGCTGGTGCTCCCGGTGGAGGCGGACGAGGGGGGCGAGGGCGGCGGCATAACGCTGGACGCCGGGGACCGGGATCCGCTCTTCATGGAGGCGGCAAAAATCGTTGTGCGGACCGGGCAAGGTAGTGTTTCGATTCTTCAACGTCGGTTGAAGGTCGGTTACAGCCGCGCCGCCCGCCTCATTGACCAGCTTGAACGCGCGGGCATTGTCGGGCCCTACGACGGCTCGAAAGCGCGCGCCGTGCTCGTCGATGAGCACTTTTTTGACACTGAGTTCAATGATTAG
- a CDS encoding 2-phosphosulfolactate phosphatase — protein MIEIKVYGSPREIVDDDLRGHSAVVIDVLRSSATITHALTNGAREVIPVVTPAEAGELASRTGRGVSLLGGERDGKKIEGFDLSNSPAEYSFDRVNGRIIVFASTNGAPTLVRARAAERVYLGGYNNYSVVLQRLIDDDRPVVLLCSGKLEHFSMEDFVCAGMFVEGLLDGLGARAQRSDSARAAQLLYEKYSSDIPALHRECSHGQFLARIGYDEDLEICARVDTHPIIPTFIEGKIKAFRLNGTPLTEVATVPA, from the coding sequence ATGATTGAGATCAAAGTGTACGGCTCGCCGCGGGAAATTGTTGACGACGACTTGCGCGGTCATTCGGCGGTCGTGATCGATGTGCTGCGCTCGTCGGCGACGATCACGCATGCGCTGACCAACGGTGCGCGCGAGGTGATTCCGGTCGTGACGCCCGCTGAAGCCGGCGAGCTGGCCTCGCGGACCGGGCGCGGCGTGAGCTTGCTTGGCGGCGAGCGTGACGGCAAGAAGATCGAAGGCTTCGACCTGTCCAATTCGCCCGCGGAGTATTCCTTCGACCGCGTGAATGGCCGCATCATCGTCTTTGCTTCGACCAACGGCGCGCCGACGCTGGTTCGCGCCCGCGCCGCCGAACGCGTTTATCTCGGCGGTTACAACAACTACTCCGTAGTCTTGCAGCGGCTGATCGACGACGACCGCCCCGTGGTTCTGCTCTGTTCCGGCAAGCTCGAGCACTTCTCGATGGAGGACTTCGTCTGCGCCGGCATGTTTGTCGAAGGATTGCTCGACGGCCTCGGTGCTCGCGCGCAGCGTTCCGACAGCGCGCGCGCGGCGCAACTGCTTTATGAGAAGTACAGCTCCGATATTCCCGCGCTGCATCGCGAGTGCAGCCACGGTCAGTTCCTCGCCCGGATCGGTTACGACGAGGATCTGGAGATCTGCGCGCGCGTGGACACGCATCCGATCATTCCGACGTTTATTGAAGGCAAGATCAAAGCGTTTCGCCTGAATGGCACCCCGCTCACCGAAGTCGCAACCGTCCCGGCCTGA